From Sulfitobacter sp. HNIBRBA3233, a single genomic window includes:
- the cobU gene encoding bifunctional adenosylcobinamide kinase/adenosylcobinamide-phosphate guanylyltransferase, with protein sequence MLPKGTLVLGGAASGKSEWAENLLISSGLQLVYLATGRIEDDETNERVAAHKKRRDSRWTTVETPLELGPSLAKLDPSTPVLVDCATMWLSNQMMAEADLEAAQIRLLEALRGCPAPWVMVTNEVGHGIVPDNRLARRFREAQGRLNIALAAEADLAVMVIAGLPQVLKGELP encoded by the coding sequence ATGTTGCCCAAGGGGACACTCGTACTAGGCGGCGCCGCTTCGGGCAAATCCGAATGGGCCGAAAATCTTTTGATATCCAGCGGGTTGCAATTGGTGTACCTCGCGACGGGTAGAATTGAAGACGACGAGACAAATGAGCGGGTCGCCGCGCACAAGAAGCGTCGCGACAGCCGCTGGACAACAGTCGAAACGCCACTTGAGCTGGGGCCATCGCTGGCAAAGCTCGACCCCTCGACACCCGTTCTGGTTGATTGCGCGACGATGTGGCTGAGCAACCAGATGATGGCCGAAGCGGATCTGGAGGCGGCGCAAATCAGGCTGCTTGAAGCACTGCGCGGCTGCCCCGCACCGTGGGTCATGGTGACAAACGAGGTCGGGCACGGGATCGTGCCGGACAATCGGCTCGCCCGCCGGTTCCGCGAGGCGCAGGGCAGGCTCAACATCGCCCTCGCGGCAGAGGCGGATCTGGCCGTCATGGTGATCGCGGGCCTTCCTCAAGTCTTGAAAGGAGAGCTACCATGA
- a CDS encoding YraN family protein, with translation MTGPVNQHRGAMAHHGGLAAEGRIAQDYERRGFAVARSRWRGRAGEVDLIVEDGEGLIFVEVKQSRSFERAADRVTAAQMRRIYKCAEEYLSDSPLGTLTEVRFDVALVNGQGDTRIIENAFGHG, from the coding sequence GTGACCGGACCTGTTAACCAGCATCGCGGTGCGATGGCCCATCACGGGGGGCTGGCGGCGGAAGGCCGGATTGCACAGGACTATGAACGGCGCGGTTTTGCGGTGGCCCGGTCCCGCTGGCGGGGCCGCGCGGGCGAGGTCGATCTGATCGTGGAAGACGGTGAAGGATTGATCTTTGTCGAGGTGAAGCAGAGCCGCAGCTTCGAACGTGCGGCGGATCGTGTTACCGCGGCGCAGATGCGGCGTATCTACAAATGCGCCGAAGAATACCTGTCCGACAGCCCGCTCGGAACCCTGACCGAAGTCCGCTTCGATGTTGCGCTGGTAAATGGGCAGGGGGACACACGGATCATCGAAAACGCTTTCGGTCACGGATGA
- a CDS encoding YifB family Mg chelatase-like AAA ATPase, with the protein MVSRAYSVAFQGVEARPVEVQCAVTPGLPAFSIVGLPDKAVSEARDRVRTALASLAIALPSKRITINLSPADLPKEGSHFDLPIALSLLAALEILPGDVIEGVVSLGELSLDGALIPVVGALPAAMAAAADDRSLLCPEGSGAEAAWVNACQVIAARTLGDVVRHYTGQVPLPPAEPGEVSAPPQGRDLRDVKGQERGKRALEIAAAGRHHLLLVGTPGSGKSMLAARLPSILPPLTAVEALETSMIHSIAGLLDEGGISRSRPFREPHHTASMAAIIGGGRQAKPGEVSLAHNGVLFMDEFPEFPRTVLETLRQPIETGEVTVARANAHVRYPCRFLLVAAANPCKCGYLPDPARACSRAPACGEDYMARISGPLIDRFDLRVDVPPVAFTDLDLPSSEEGSAEVAERVGTARDIQQRRFGKDAHSRCNADAEGEVLERIAAPDGDGRELLLKAADRFGLSARGYHRVLRVARTIADLDGSETVRKPHIAEALSFRVPSLVVA; encoded by the coding sequence ATGGTCTCGCGCGCCTATAGCGTTGCATTTCAGGGCGTAGAGGCCCGCCCGGTCGAAGTGCAATGCGCCGTAACGCCGGGATTGCCCGCATTTTCCATTGTCGGCCTGCCCGACAAGGCCGTGTCAGAAGCGCGCGACCGTGTCCGCACGGCGCTGGCGTCACTGGCTATCGCGCTGCCGAGCAAAAGGATCACCATCAATCTCAGCCCGGCGGACCTTCCCAAGGAAGGCAGCCATTTCGACCTGCCCATCGCGCTGTCGTTGCTTGCGGCACTCGAAATCCTGCCGGGTGATGTGATCGAGGGTGTTGTATCGCTCGGAGAGCTATCGCTCGACGGGGCGCTGATCCCGGTTGTCGGGGCGCTGCCGGCGGCTATGGCGGCGGCGGCGGACGACCGCAGCCTGCTGTGCCCCGAAGGGTCGGGGGCAGAAGCGGCATGGGTGAATGCCTGTCAGGTCATCGCCGCACGAACGCTGGGCGATGTCGTGCGTCATTATACCGGTCAGGTCCCCCTGCCGCCCGCCGAACCCGGTGAAGTGTCGGCTCCGCCGCAGGGGCGCGACCTGCGCGATGTGAAGGGACAGGAACGGGGCAAGCGCGCCCTCGAAATCGCGGCTGCCGGGCGGCATCACCTTCTGCTGGTGGGCACGCCCGGATCGGGGAAATCGATGCTGGCCGCGCGGCTTCCGTCGATCCTGCCCCCGCTCACCGCCGTCGAGGCGCTGGAGACATCAATGATACATTCCATCGCCGGCCTGCTGGACGAAGGCGGCATATCGCGCTCCCGCCCGTTCCGCGAGCCGCATCACACCGCGTCGATGGCCGCGATCATCGGTGGCGGGCGGCAGGCCAAACCCGGCGAAGTCAGCCTTGCCCACAATGGCGTCCTGTTCATGGACGAATTCCCCGAGTTTCCGCGCACCGTGCTTGAAACCCTGCGCCAGCCCATCGAAACCGGCGAGGTGACCGTCGCGCGCGCCAACGCGCATGTCCGCTATCCCTGCCGCTTCTTGCTGGTGGCGGCGGCCAACCCGTGCAAATGCGGCTACCTGCCGGACCCCGCGCGCGCCTGCAGCCGGGCGCCCGCATGTGGGGAGGATTACATGGCGCGGATCTCGGGACCGTTGATCGACCGGTTCGACCTGCGTGTAGATGTACCGCCGGTGGCGTTCACCGACCTCGATCTGCCGTCATCGGAGGAGGGATCGGCCGAGGTGGCAGAGCGCGTTGGCACCGCCCGCGATATCCAGCAACGCAGGTTCGGAAAGGATGCACATTCACGCTGCAATGCGGATGCCGAAGGCGAGGTGCTGGAACGGATCGCCGCGCCCGATGGCGACGGGCGCGAACTGTTGCTGAAAGCGGCAGACAGGTTCGGGCTATCGGCGCGCGGCTACCACCGCGTTCTGCGCGTGGCCCGGACCATCGCCGACCTCGACGGGTCGGAGACTGTGCGCAAGCCCCATATCGCCGAAGCGCTCAGTTTTCGCGTCCCCAGCCTTGTTGTTGCCTGA
- a CDS encoding alpha/beta hydrolase, which translates to MSRRQRLLNGWLRRIEKPRLRTAAPATLRRSLEIQARLFFFAPGGTRRIWRRWGGVRCLELTPRGQQPNRTVFYIHGGGFVFGSPDTHRAMAAQIGQRLGARVVMPQYRLAPEAPFPAAPEDVRAAWDALIADGIDPASVVVGGDSAGGALAFGLIAALCAEGRPRPGAVFAFSPLTDLTASGDSLRSNAEAEVMLPAERTAELAETFLCGADPQEPRVSPLFGRFDGAPPSWITVGDTEILCDDARRLADVLRRDGVCVELCEEADLPHVWPLFHNILPEARVTLDRLAAWIRQQQGWGREN; encoded by the coding sequence GTGAGCCGCCGGCAGCGGCTTCTCAACGGCTGGTTACGCCGCATCGAGAAGCCGCGCCTGCGCACTGCGGCGCCCGCCACGCTACGCCGGTCGCTGGAAATACAGGCGCGCCTGTTCTTCTTTGCCCCCGGCGGGACGCGCCGCATCTGGCGCCGCTGGGGTGGCGTTCGCTGTCTGGAGCTCACGCCGCGCGGCCAACAGCCCAACCGCACGGTTTTCTATATCCACGGTGGCGGTTTCGTCTTCGGCAGCCCCGACACCCATCGTGCGATGGCCGCCCAGATCGGGCAGCGCTTGGGCGCGCGCGTGGTGATGCCGCAGTACCGTCTGGCCCCGGAAGCGCCCTTTCCGGCCGCCCCCGAAGATGTGCGCGCTGCTTGGGACGCGCTGATCGCGGACGGGATCGATCCGGCGTCGGTGGTGGTGGGGGGCGATAGCGCCGGTGGCGCGCTGGCCTTCGGCCTGATCGCGGCACTCTGCGCCGAAGGCAGGCCGCGCCCGGGCGCGGTGTTCGCTTTCTCGCCGCTGACCGATCTTACCGCCAGCGGCGATAGCCTGCGATCGAACGCCGAGGCCGAGGTGATGCTGCCGGCGGAACGCACCGCGGAGCTTGCCGAGACCTTCCTGTGCGGCGCGGACCCGCAAGAGCCCCGCGTCAGCCCGCTGTTCGGTCGTTTCGATGGCGCGCCGCCCTCGTGGATCACAGTCGGCGATACCGAAATCCTGTGTGACGATGCGCGCAGGCTCGCCGATGTACTGCGCCGCGACGGGGTATGCGTTGAGCTATGCGAGGAAGCCGATCTGCCGCACGTCTGGCCGCTGTTTCACAACATCCTTCCGGAAGCCCGCGTGACACTCGACCGGCTGGCCGCGTGGATCAGGCAACAACAAGGCTGGGGACGCGAAAACTGA
- a CDS encoding histidine phosphatase family protein, producing MTVWHWVRHGPTHEKTFVGWRDVPADLSDTGLIDRVRAHLPDKALLVSSDLVRARETALALQGPGHRLLAPHSDLREIHFGAWDGMHFKDVAARDPELSRAFWEKPGDVQAPGGESWNQTRARVDALVDELNTQHPQAHIIAVAHFGVILTQVQRALGVTAYEAMAHKIDNISVTRLTHESGIWQAAQINHVP from the coding sequence ATGACGGTCTGGCACTGGGTCCGGCACGGGCCGACACATGAGAAAACCTTTGTAGGCTGGCGCGATGTGCCCGCCGATCTGTCCGATACCGGCCTCATTGACCGGGTGCGCGCCCACCTGCCTGACAAGGCGCTGCTGGTCTCTTCGGATCTGGTCCGCGCCCGTGAAACCGCGCTGGCCCTGCAAGGGCCCGGCCACAGGTTGCTTGCCCCGCACAGCGATCTGCGCGAAATCCACTTCGGTGCCTGGGACGGAATGCATTTCAAGGATGTCGCGGCCCGCGATCCCGAACTCAGCCGTGCCTTCTGGGAAAAACCCGGCGATGTGCAGGCACCGGGCGGAGAAAGCTGGAACCAGACGCGGGCACGGGTGGATGCGCTGGTCGACGAGTTGAACACACAACACCCGCAAGCGCATATCATTGCGGTCGCGCATTTCGGTGTGATCCTGACGCAGGTCCAGCGCGCGCTCGGCGTCACGGCCTATGAGGCGATGGCGCATAAGATCGACAACATCTCGGTCACGCGGCTGACGCATGAAAGCGGCATATGGCAGGCAGCGCAGATCAATCACGTTCCGTGA
- the gshB gene encoding glutathione synthase, with product MKIAFQMDPIGDVNINADSTFRLAEEAQARGHSLFFYTPDHLAYQEGRVTARGHDMTVQRVEGDPAKLGPRKEVDLAEFDVVWLRQDPPFDMHYITSTHLLDRLRETTLVVNDPFWVRNYPEKLLVLNFPDLTPPTTIARDLDTIRAFREKHGDVILKPLYGNGGAGVFKLTQGDSNLSSLYELFTGFSREPLIVQKFLPAVSKGDKRVILVDGECVGAINRVPADGETRSNMHVGGRPEKVGLTDRDREICDRIGPLLKEKGQIFVGIDVIGDYLTEINVTSPTGIQELERFDGVNIAGKVWDAIEARLK from the coding sequence ATGAAAATCGCCTTTCAGATGGACCCGATCGGGGACGTCAACATCAACGCCGACAGCACTTTCCGCCTCGCCGAAGAGGCGCAGGCACGGGGCCACAGCCTTTTCTTCTATACGCCCGACCATCTGGCCTATCAGGAAGGCCGCGTTACGGCGCGCGGTCATGACATGACCGTTCAGCGTGTCGAGGGTGATCCCGCAAAGCTCGGGCCGCGCAAGGAGGTCGATCTGGCCGAGTTCGACGTGGTCTGGCTGCGCCAGGACCCGCCCTTTGACATGCATTACATCACGTCGACGCATCTGCTCGACCGTTTGCGCGAGACCACTCTTGTGGTCAACGATCCGTTCTGGGTGCGCAATTATCCCGAAAAGCTGCTGGTGCTGAACTTTCCCGATCTGACGCCGCCGACAACCATCGCGCGCGATCTCGACACCATCCGCGCCTTCCGCGAGAAGCATGGCGATGTGATCCTGAAACCGCTCTACGGCAACGGCGGGGCGGGGGTTTTCAAACTGACGCAAGGCGACAGCAACCTCAGTTCGCTGTACGAGCTGTTCACCGGCTTCAGCCGTGAGCCGCTCATCGTCCAGAAATTCCTGCCCGCTGTGTCCAAAGGCGACAAGCGGGTGATTCTCGTCGACGGGGAATGCGTCGGCGCCATCAACCGAGTTCCGGCCGATGGCGAGACACGGTCGAACATGCATGTGGGGGGGCGTCCCGAAAAGGTCGGCCTGACCGACCGAGACCGCGAAATCTGCGACCGGATCGGACCATTGCTGAAGGAAAAAGGGCAGATTTTCGTCGGCATCGACGTCATCGGGGACTACCTGACGGAAATCAATGTCACCTCCCCCACCGGCATTCAGGAGCTTGAGCGCTTCGATGGCGTCAATATTGCGGGCAAGGTCTGGGATGCGATCGAGGCGCGGTTGAAGTGA
- the rsmI gene encoding 16S rRNA (cytidine(1402)-2'-O)-methyltransferase has product MNIHKQKLAPGIIFVGVPIGTARDITLRALDTLASADVLAAEDTRSLRKLMDIHGVALDGRRIVALHDHSGGNTVDRLVAAAREGQSVAYASEAGMPLIADPGFELSRAATEAGVPVTCAPGPSAVLTALALGGLPTDAFHFAGFLPAAKAARTSALQALAGTAATLVFYESPKRLGAMLKDAAEALGADRQVAVCRELTKRFEEVRRGTLADLAEIYATEKPKGEIVVLVDRGRSETVNLEDIEEDLKAALGEMSMRDAVDAVAAAHAQPRRRVYQMALTLNRSEDGKGEL; this is encoded by the coding sequence TTGAATATCCATAAGCAGAAACTGGCACCGGGAATTATTTTCGTGGGCGTTCCGATCGGAACCGCGCGCGACATCACGCTGCGGGCTCTCGATACATTGGCCAGTGCGGATGTGCTGGCCGCGGAAGATACGCGCAGCCTGCGCAAACTGATGGATATTCACGGCGTGGCGCTGGACGGACGCCGGATCGTCGCGCTGCATGACCATAGCGGCGGCAACACCGTGGACCGTCTGGTCGCCGCTGCGCGCGAGGGTCAGTCGGTTGCCTACGCGTCAGAGGCGGGTATGCCGCTCATTGCCGATCCGGGGTTTGAACTGTCGCGTGCCGCCACCGAAGCGGGGGTGCCGGTGACATGCGCACCGGGGCCCAGCGCGGTGCTCACGGCGCTTGCGCTCGGGGGGCTGCCCACGGACGCGTTTCATTTCGCCGGTTTTCTGCCGGCTGCCAAAGCCGCCCGGACAAGCGCGCTGCAAGCCCTCGCGGGCACTGCGGCAACGCTGGTTTTCTACGAATCGCCCAAACGTCTGGGTGCCATGCTGAAAGATGCCGCCGAAGCGCTCGGCGCGGACCGGCAGGTTGCGGTCTGCCGGGAATTGACCAAGCGGTTCGAGGAAGTCCGGCGCGGCACGCTGGCGGATCTCGCCGAAATCTACGCCACCGAAAAACCCAAGGGCGAGATCGTGGTGCTGGTGGACCGCGGGCGTTCAGAAACTGTTAACCTCGAGGATATAGAAGAGGATCTGAAGGCGGCGCTGGGCGAGATGTCGATGCGCGATGCGGTCGATGCGGTTGCCGCGGCCCACGCGCAGCCGCGTCGCCGCGTATACCAGATGGCGCTCACGTTGAACCGAAGCGAGGATGGAAAGGGCGAACTGTGA
- a CDS encoding RNA polymerase factor sigma-32, with protein MALGTAQDFSLTRTAMKAELLDAETELRLAYAWRDERCEESLHRLITAYMRLAISMASKFKRYGAPMNDLIQEAGLGLMKAADKFDPDRGVRFSTYAVWWIKASIQDHVMRNWSMVRTGSTSSQKSLFFNMRRVQARLEREAASAGETLDKHQLRQMISTEIGVPLHDVEMMEGRLSGSDYSLNATQSTEDEGREWIDALEDDSAQAAERVEESHDIAQLRAWLVNALSALNEREQFIVRERKLRDTPRTLESLGQELKLSKERVRQLEAAAFTKMRKSLELQSQEVFHFLA; from the coding sequence ATGGCACTGGGCACTGCACAGGATTTTTCACTCACACGTACCGCGATGAAGGCGGAACTGCTGGACGCCGAAACGGAATTGCGACTGGCATATGCCTGGCGGGACGAGCGGTGCGAAGAATCCCTTCACCGTCTGATCACTGCTTACATGCGCCTTGCGATCTCGATGGCGTCGAAATTCAAACGCTACGGCGCCCCGATGAACGACCTGATCCAGGAAGCCGGCCTTGGCCTGATGAAAGCCGCGGACAAGTTTGATCCCGACCGCGGCGTTCGCTTCTCGACGTATGCCGTCTGGTGGATCAAAGCCTCGATCCAGGACCACGTGATGCGCAACTGGTCGATGGTGCGCACCGGCTCCACCTCTTCCCAGAAGTCCCTTTTCTTCAACATGCGCCGGGTGCAGGCACGTCTGGAGCGTGAAGCCGCATCCGCCGGTGAAACACTGGACAAGCACCAGCTGCGCCAGATGATCTCGACCGAGATCGGTGTACCGCTGCACGATGTAGAGATGATGGAAGGGCGCCTTTCCGGCTCCGACTACTCGCTCAATGCGACCCAAAGCACCGAGGACGAGGGCCGCGAGTGGATCGACGCTCTGGAAGATGACAGCGCGCAGGCTGCCGAGCGTGTCGAGGAAAGCCACGACATCGCGCAATTGCGCGCGTGGCTGGTCAATGCCTTGTCCGCTCTGAATGAGCGCGAACAGTTCATCGTCCGCGAGCGCAAGTTGCGTGACACGCCGCGTACCCTTGAAAGCCTCGGACAGGAACTCAAGCTCAGCAAGGAACGTGTGCGCCAGCTCGAAGCGGCTGCATTCACGAAAATGCGCAAGTCGCTCGAGCTTCAGTCGCAGGAAGTCTTCCACTTCCTTGCGTGA
- a CDS encoding glutathione S-transferase encodes MTYDLFIGDRLFSSWSLRGWLMLRKFDLPHRIHLVGLYSGTMADDLAALAPARLVPTLRTPEGTVIGETIAMAETLAERHPEARMWPEDPDARARARWLCAEMASGFAALRDGCPMQLRHVDGGFVPDDAILADLARIETLWSHARAAAEAGPWLFGRYTLADAFYAPVCARIAGYGLPVSDAARAYCETTLTDPDFKEWRTEALGESHDPFPYPPIGNPEPWPVSGTVR; translated from the coding sequence ATGACATATGATCTCTTTATCGGTGACCGCCTGTTTTCAAGCTGGTCCTTGCGCGGCTGGCTGATGCTGCGAAAATTCGACCTACCCCACCGGATCCATCTGGTGGGGCTCTACAGCGGCACGATGGCTGACGATCTGGCAGCCCTCGCGCCCGCGCGCCTGGTGCCGACCCTTCGCACCCCCGAAGGGACGGTCATCGGCGAAACCATCGCCATGGCGGAAACACTGGCCGAGCGTCATCCCGAGGCGCGCATGTGGCCCGAGGACCCCGATGCGCGCGCCCGCGCCCGATGGCTCTGCGCCGAAATGGCATCCGGCTTCGCGGCCCTGCGCGACGGTTGCCCGATGCAACTGCGCCATGTGGATGGCGGTTTCGTGCCCGACGACGCCATTCTGGCGGATCTGGCGCGGATCGAAACCCTATGGTCGCACGCGCGCGCAGCAGCCGAAGCGGGACCGTGGCTTTTCGGGCGATACACACTTGCCGATGCTTTTTACGCGCCCGTTTGCGCGCGTATTGCAGGCTACGGCCTGCCTGTGTCCGACGCCGCGCGCGCCTATTGCGAGACAACGCTGACCGACCCTGATTTCAAAGAGTGGCGGACCGAAGCGCTCGGAGAGAGCCATGATCCGTTTCCCTATCCGCCCATCGGCAATCCCGAGCCGTGGCCAGTGTCTGGAACCGTGCGTTAA
- a CDS encoding ChaN family lipoprotein yields the protein MTFFEIARSAAAGAALFASSAAADVPSGARQADVVILGEQHDNPDHHRRQAEWVGELAPAAIVFEMLTPAQADRAADVPRSDAGVLEQALGWADSGWPDFAMYYPIFAAAPDAVIYGAGLPRSAVQNALQTPLSQHPLASRYGLDVPPSEAEQETREAMQDAAHCGALPAEMLPVMVDAQRLRDMMLADVTLTALSDTGGPVAVITGNGHARADWGVPALLAHAAPRTVVFTLLQAEPEGTVPGGGDLTLASPAPERGDPCAVFAD from the coding sequence GTGACATTCTTTGAAATAGCGCGAAGCGCGGCCGCTGGTGCCGCGCTTTTTGCGTCTTCTGCCGCTGCCGATGTGCCGTCCGGCGCGCGGCAGGCGGATGTTGTTATTCTGGGCGAACAACATGACAATCCCGATCACCACCGGCGGCAGGCGGAGTGGGTTGGCGAACTCGCACCCGCAGCCATCGTGTTCGAGATGCTGACACCCGCGCAGGCTGACAGGGCAGCAGATGTGCCGCGCAGCGATGCCGGCGTACTGGAGCAGGCGCTGGGCTGGGCCGACAGCGGATGGCCCGATTTCGCCATGTACTACCCGATCTTTGCCGCCGCACCCGATGCGGTGATCTACGGTGCCGGACTGCCGCGCAGTGCCGTGCAGAACGCGCTGCAGACACCGCTTTCGCAGCATCCGCTGGCATCGCGCTACGGTCTGGATGTCCCGCCTTCCGAAGCAGAGCAGGAAACACGCGAGGCGATGCAGGACGCGGCGCATTGCGGCGCGCTTCCGGCAGAGATGCTTCCGGTCATGGTCGATGCCCAGCGGCTGCGTGATATGATGCTGGCCGATGTCACGCTGACCGCGCTCAGCGATACCGGCGGACCTGTCGCCGTGATCACCGGAAACGGCCATGCGCGGGCCGACTGGGGCGTTCCAGCGCTGCTGGCCCACGCCGCGCCGCGCACTGTCGTCTTTACGCTGCTTCAGGCCGAACCGGAGGGCACAGTGCCCGGCGGCGGGGATCTGACCCTTGCCTCGCCCGCGCCTGAGCGCGGCGATCCCTGCGCGGTCTTCGCGGACTGA